Below is a genomic region from Geitlerinema sp. PCC 9228.
AATCTTCAAGAAAGATGGCTACGACTATCAAGTCAACAAAAGTCAATTATTGTCCAGTAAATAACCTATTAGGAGGTAGCAGATTATGAAATGCGATCGCATTTGGCAAAAATTTTTCCTAGGAGCCGCTGTTGTCGGTCTCACGGGATGGATTTGGGAAATGGCACCGACGGTTGCCCTCAATAATAGCAGCGATCGAGGCACATGGGATGCTGCCACCCCAACGTTAGCACAACAACCTACCGCTTGCCCTGGTGGAGGGCGTGGTCGCGGTCGTGGTCCCCATCACGGTCGCGGTCGCGGTCGCGGACCCCATCACGGTCGCGGTCCTGGCAACGGTCCTGGTCGTATGTACAATCCAGCAACTGTCGAAACGATTCGCGGTACGGTTAGGGAAAAACTGACCTATACCCCCAATAATCGCAATTGGGGAGGGGGAGGAAACCAAAATCAAACTAGCACTATGCCACAAGGAATTCATTTGCGGTTGCAACCGTCTAATGGTTCCCAAAGCGAGACAATGCTCGTGCGTGTGGGTCCATCTTGGTATCTCAATGAAGCTGGGATGCCTTTGGAAGCTGGCTCGCGCATTGAAGTTACCGGGTCGCGCGTTAATTTTGCCGGTACGGAACAAATGGTAGCCTCCCAAATTCGCCATCAAGATCGGGTGGTAACGCTACGGGATGAAAATGGCATTCCCCAATGGCGCGGATCTGGATATAGAGCGGGCAACCGAGGATGCTGGCGGTCACCATCCCCACAACCGCAGCAACCATCTCAATAACCTGCTCGAACCAAAAATTCCTGCGATCGCAGGCGTCGCGATCGCAGGAAGGAACGTTCACAAAATATTTACAAATCTTCACAAATCTCAGCGAGAGGCTGCTGGCAGTTCCGAGATTGCGCCAGTTTCTGGTTGCGGATAAACGCTAATTTTTTTCTGACTTCTGCCGCGGCGTTCAAAAGTAACGACACCATCAATGAGGGCAAAGAGGGTATCATCATTACCGCGACCGACATTTTTTCCCGGATGGAATTTGGTTCCCCGTTGGCGGACCAAAATATTGCCAGCTCTGACTTGTTGACCGCCAAAACGTTTGACGCCTAAGCGTTTTGAATTTGAGTCGCGACCGTTACGAGTACTACCGGTTCCTTTCTTGTGAGCCATAGTTTCTCCTTAAAATCCCTAGCGGCAAAAGTTAGACAGCTATTGTCAAGCCGATTTATTCGGTTGTGGAATCCGTCGCTTCTACCATTTCCGGCACTTCCGATTCTGTCAGTTCGGTTGCTTCAACTTCACTAGCAGGTTCGGTTTCTGCCTGTGCCAGCGTTTCCCCATTGAGGCTGATGGATTGCACGAAAAGGCGCGTCAAGTCCTGACGGTGCCCTTGCTTCCTCCGGTAATTCTTTTTCCGGTGCATTTTGAACACAATAATTTTGCGTCCGCGACGCTGTTCCAGAACCTTTGTTTCCACCGTAGCACCTTCTACCGTGGGTTGACCGACATGGGTAGTGCCTTCGTGTTCCACCAGCAGCACTCGGTCAATGGTGAGGGCTTCGCCTGGTTCTAGGTGCAGTTTTTCCACATCGTAGAATCTACCGGGTTCTACGCGCAGTTGTTTGCCACCGGTTTCGATAATTGCGTAAGTCATGGTAAGGATAGAAATTTGCCGTACAGGTAGCTGGCTGCCTGCTACTTCTTCGCCAGCATTTGATTTTTCGACCCGATCCGAGCAGTAGCAAAAGCCAAATTTATATTACTACCACATTTTTGGTCAATTGGCAAGGGCTAGCTGGCTGCCTCGGCGGGGGTTTCGCCGGGGGTTTCCGTTGTATCTGTTTCGGAACTCGCTTCGGGTTTTTCTTGCTTGACCGTTAGGTAGCGGATGACCTCTTCGCTAATGCGCATAGCGCGTTCTAGGGGAGCAACTTCTTTGCCTTCCCCTTCGTAGTTGAGTTGAATGTAAATGCCTTCGCGATGTCGTTGGATTTCGTAAGCCAAACGTCGTTTGCCGCGATGTTGGCTTTCAATGGCTGTTGCCCCCTGTTCGCGTAGGATGTTTTCGTATTTCTCGATGGATTGTTGCACCCGTTCTTCTCCCAAGTCGGGGCGCAGGATGTACATGGTTTCGTAGTATCTTGTCATGAAAGTTCCTCCCTTTGGTCTGAGCGGCTGCTTCTGGCGGTCAAATCGGACGACCGATGGGTAGAAACAGCAAGGATGTACGACATAGCAAGCTTTTAATTGTACACTATTTTTAGTTCTTTTCCAAGGAGCGCATTGAATTCCCAAACCATCTGGTATGTTTGATATCGTTCGTTTGTATTTGATTGGTTTTGCCCGTTCCCCGCGGCATCGAGCGGAGAGCTAGGGACGCCAACTCCCGCACACGCCTTGAGATTGGCACGTATTGGTGTAAAATTGATTGATGGTACAACGCTACGTTCGAGTCAAAACCCCAGAGGAAAAAATTTACTACGGTTCCTTACAGCCAGATTTAGGGGTCAAGGTGCTAGATGCCCCGCCCTGGATGAAAGGACAACCCACCGAGTTGCAGCTGGAAGCGGATGCGTACGAACTGCTGGCCCCTTGTCGTCCTTCCAAAATCGTAGCGGTGGGAAAAAACTATCGCCAACACGCTGAGGAAATGGGGGGAACGCTACCACAAGAGCCGCTGTTGTTTCTCAAACCGCCTACTGCCGCTATTGCTACCCATGCTGCCATTCACTATCCGCCGCAGTCGCAACAGGTGGACTACGAAGGGGAGTTGGCACTGATTGTGGGGGATACTTGTGTCGATTGTCCCCTAGAAACGGCACCGGCAAAAATCTGGGGATACACGATTGCCAACGATGTAACGGCTCGGGATTTGCAGCGCCAAGACAACCAGTGGACGCGTGCCAAGGGATTCGATACCTTTTGCCCCCTCGGACCTTGGATCGTGCGGGAAATCAGTCCGGGAGCACAGTTGCAAACTTTTATCAACGACCGGGGTGAACCGGTGCAATCCGCTTCCATTGAAGAAATGGTGTTTGCGCCGGAGCAATTGGTTGCCTACATTAGCCAAATTATGACGTTGCTGCCTGGCGATGTAATTTTAACCGGAACGCCGGCGGGGGTGGGACCCGTGCAAATTGGCGATCGCGTGCGGATAGAAATTGAGGGGATTGGTTCTTTAGAAAATCATGTGGTAGCCAAACCCAGTAGTTAAAAAGCGATCGCCGCCCTGGCAAAACCAGCTTAGCGTACTTGTAGGTAAGCCGCATCGGAAATGGTAGGAATTTCCGCATACAACCCCCGCAAAGATTGCGCAATGCTAAACACCACAGCTGCCACCACACCGAGGAAAATCGTATTGGCCAGCGTTTCCAGGAGCAATTGGTTGCCAATGGGTTGGATCAAAAAGCGCACCAGCAAGCTGGCCAAAAAGAGAGCAATATCCAGCAAAATCGCCTGCATAGTATTAAAGCGGATAAAATGAGCGATATTGGTATTTCGAACCACCAAGAAAATTAATAACAGAAACGCAATCAGCGGTGCGAAAGGAACGCTGGCGTATAGTTGAATGAGAGGCGCTAGGGGAACAAAGAAAATACTCAAAAAGGGAAATTGGCTTAAAAGTGGTTGGCTAAAGCGTACCGTCACCTCTAAAAGAGGCAATAAATAGGGAAGGCAGGCAAGAATCCGTTGTCCTGGAGTGGTCGATTGTCGCCAGGTCATGAGTGTTTCTCCTCAACGTGTAAAGTAAAAAAACTTGTTATCTACAGATTTTACAATAACGCAGATGGCAGTAGATTTCAGCGATCGCTTCTCCTGGAGACAAAACAACTCCCCGACCCCAGGGAACGCCACTCATTCCCACACTACGCCCTTCCCCCAACTTTCTCGACTTCAACGCCAGCAGAGCCACCTTTTTCATAAAGAATCAATGGATGCGATCCGAAAACCCATCTGACACTCAAACTGGTCCGCCTGGTGTTCGGTCAACTTGCGAATCGGATGTCCGCAACCAAGCTGTCCGTGGCGCCAACGGGGTTGACCGTGTTCGTTTGCCATGAGACAACTCGAACAGACTTTTT
It encodes:
- the rpmA gene encoding 50S ribosomal protein L27 — encoded protein: MAHKKGTGSTRNGRDSNSKRLGVKRFGGQQVRAGNILVRQRGTKFHPGKNVGRGNDDTLFALIDGVVTFERRGRSQKKISVYPQPETGAISELPAASR
- the rplU gene encoding 50S ribosomal protein L21, which encodes MTYAIIETGGKQLRVEPGRFYDVEKLHLEPGEALTIDRVLLVEHEGTTHVGQPTVEGATVETKVLEQRRGRKIIVFKMHRKKNYRRKQGHRQDLTRLFVQSISLNGETLAQAETEPASEVEATELTESEVPEMVEATDSTTE
- the rpsF gene encoding 30S ribosomal protein S6; translated protein: MTRYYETMYILRPDLGEERVQQSIEKYENILREQGATAIESQHRGKRRLAYEIQRHREGIYIQLNYEGEGKEVAPLERAMRISEEVIRYLTVKQEKPEASSETDTTETPGETPAEAAS
- a CDS encoding fumarylacetoacetate hydrolase family protein, producing the protein MVQRYVRVKTPEEKIYYGSLQPDLGVKVLDAPPWMKGQPTELQLEADAYELLAPCRPSKIVAVGKNYRQHAEEMGGTLPQEPLLFLKPPTAAIATHAAIHYPPQSQQVDYEGELALIVGDTCVDCPLETAPAKIWGYTIANDVTARDLQRQDNQWTRAKGFDTFCPLGPWIVREISPGAQLQTFINDRGEPVQSASIEEMVFAPEQLVAYISQIMTLLPGDVILTGTPAGVGPVQIGDRVRIEIEGIGSLENHVVAKPSS
- a CDS encoding Tic20 family protein; this encodes MTWRQSTTPGQRILACLPYLLPLLEVTVRFSQPLLSQFPFLSIFFVPLAPLIQLYASVPFAPLIAFLLLIFLVVRNTNIAHFIRFNTMQAILLDIALFLASLLVRFLIQPIGNQLLLETLANTIFLGVVAAVVFSIAQSLRGLYAEIPTISDAAYLQVR